One Bradyrhizobium sp. ISRA464 genomic window carries:
- a CDS encoding DsbA family protein, which produces MTITRRAFTTALSLTGLAALAGLSPLRLITGAFAQTAAEVAKPQSLPDMALGPKDAKVTITEYASMTCPHCANFNETVFPKLKSAYIDTGKIRYVFREFPLDIKAAAGSMLARCIAKDDAPKYFAVIDLLFRQQNDWVMKNTTETLTRIGKQAGLSQQQVEDCLKDQKLLDKIAADQKYANDVLKVNSTPTFFINGEMLKGETSFEEFSKHIDPLLKS; this is translated from the coding sequence CGCGCCGCGCCTTCACCACCGCTCTCTCCCTGACCGGACTTGCCGCCCTCGCCGGCCTCTCGCCGCTGCGCCTGATCACGGGCGCCTTCGCGCAGACCGCCGCCGAGGTCGCCAAACCGCAGTCGCTGCCCGACATGGCGCTCGGCCCAAAGGACGCCAAGGTCACCATCACCGAATACGCCTCGATGACCTGCCCGCACTGCGCCAACTTCAACGAGACGGTGTTCCCGAAGCTCAAATCGGCCTACATCGACACCGGCAAGATCCGCTACGTGTTCCGCGAATTCCCGCTCGACATCAAGGCCGCCGCCGGCTCGATGCTGGCGCGCTGCATCGCCAAGGACGACGCGCCGAAATATTTCGCCGTGATCGATCTGCTGTTCCGCCAGCAGAATGACTGGGTGATGAAGAACACCACCGAGACGCTGACGCGGATCGGCAAGCAGGCCGGCCTCAGCCAACAGCAGGTCGAGGATTGCCTGAAGGACCAGAAGCTGCTCGACAAGATCGCGGCCGACCAGAAATACGCCAACGACGTGCTGAAGGTGAATTCGACGCCGACCTTCTTCATCAATGGCGAGATGCTGAAGGGCGAGACCTCGTTCGAGGAATTCAGCAAGCACATCGATCCGCTCCTCAAGAGCTGA